A window of the Gemmatimonadota bacterium genome harbors these coding sequences:
- the aspA gene encoding aspartate ammonia-lyase (catalyzes the formation of fumarate from aspartate) gives MTPEGFRIEKDSLGEVQVPERALYGAQTQRAVENFPISGQRFGRRMIEALGIVKWAAAETNGEMGSLDGPVAGGGGPPP, from the coding sequence ATGACGCCGGAAGGCTTTCGGATCGAGAAAGATTCGCTCGGCGAAGTGCAGGTGCCGGAGCGCGCATTGTACGGAGCCCAGACCCAGAGGGCTGTGGAAAACTTCCCCATCAGCGGACAGAGGTTCGGGAGGCGGATGATCGAGGCTCTCGGGATCGTGAAGTGGGCCGCGGCGGAAACCAACGGCGAGATGGGGAGCCTCGATGGGCCGGTCGCGGGGGGGGGGGGCCCCCCCCCC